TGGTTTGGTCGGTGAATCCGGAAGCGGCAAGTCCACGACAGGCAAGGCAGTGGTCAAACTGAATGAGGTGACATCCGGACAAATCCTATTTGAAGGCAGGGATTTAGCCTCTCTAAGTAGAAGAGAAATTAAACCATTCAGAAAAGATATCCAAATGATTTTCCAAGACCCGTATTCATCATTGAATCCGAAGAAGAGGGTACTGGACATCATTGCCGAACCGCTGAGGAATTTCGAACGGTTATCCCCTTCAGAGGAAAGGAAAATCGTACAGGACTTCTTGGACAAAGTCGGACTGAGTCCTGAATCGATTTACAAGTATCCTCATGAATTTTCAGGGGGGCAGCGGCAGCGGATTGGAATTGCCCGATCATTGACATTGAAACCTAAACTGATCATTGCGGATGAACCGGTGTCAGCATTGGATGTTTCCGTTCAGGCACAGGTATTGAATTTTCTTCAGGATCTCCAACAAGAGTTCAATTTGACTTATTTATTTGTCGGGCATGATTTAGGCGTAATCCGGCATATGTGTGACCGGATGGGTGTTATGTATCGCGGTAGATTGGTAGAGGAAGGCAAAAGTGAGGAAATCTATGAAAATCCCCAACATA
This sequence is a window from Brevibacillus sp. JNUCC-41. Protein-coding genes within it:
- a CDS encoding ABC transporter ATP-binding protein, with amino-acid sequence MTLLKLDNLKVHFPIRGGFFRRVVDHVKAVDGVSLELQQGETYGLVGESGSGKSTTGKAVVKLNEVTSGQILFEGRDLASLSRREIKPFRKDIQMIFQDPYSSLNPKKRVLDIIAEPLRNFERLSPSEERKIVQDFLDKVGLSPESIYKYPHEFSGGQRQRIGIARSLTLKPKLIIADEPVSALDVSVQAQVLNFLQDLQQEFNLTYLFVGHDLGVIRHMCDRMGVMYRGRLVEEGKSEEIYENPQHIYTKRLIAAIPDLEPEVRQDKVQLRKKLTSEYESTYSKYFDENGRAYDLKPISSTHRVAIQ